In Sporolituus thermophilus DSM 23256, the following are encoded in one genomic region:
- a CDS encoding lipoate--protein ligase family protein: MEGTTHAMNWRVIFDGPHDARHNMAVDEAILCCHAAGAAPPTLRFYTWQPPALSIGYFQKAHAEVDVDACRARGIDFVRRITGGRAVLHDRELTYSVVVREDHPLLPPTLLGSYRVLSQGLIAGLRALGVAAEMSLPGAAFGQTARLPKNGACFDAPSFYEITVQRKKLLGSAQVRKEGVLLQHGSLLFDFDPAALTSLLKFPDAGERERCTKVLQAKATSLRHILGTVPDATAVARIMAAEFGRALGITLAEGRLTAEEEALAARLAAEKFGADSWNFSK, encoded by the coding sequence GTGGAAGGAACCACTCACGCCATGAACTGGCGGGTGATTTTTGACGGCCCGCATGATGCCAGGCATAATATGGCCGTCGATGAGGCCATTCTCTGCTGCCATGCCGCCGGGGCGGCGCCACCGACCCTGCGCTTCTACACCTGGCAGCCGCCGGCGCTCAGTATTGGTTATTTCCAGAAAGCGCACGCCGAAGTGGATGTAGACGCCTGCCGCGCCCGGGGAATTGACTTTGTCCGGCGCATTACCGGCGGGCGGGCCGTCCTGCATGACCGTGAACTTACTTACAGTGTTGTCGTCCGCGAGGATCACCCGCTGCTGCCGCCCACCTTGCTCGGTTCCTATCGTGTCCTAAGCCAGGGCTTAATCGCCGGTCTGCGTGCTCTGGGCGTAGCGGCCGAAATGTCGTTGCCGGGAGCGGCCTTTGGGCAAACGGCCCGGCTGCCGAAAAACGGCGCCTGTTTTGACGCGCCTTCTTTCTATGAAATTACCGTTCAGCGCAAGAAACTGCTTGGCAGTGCCCAGGTGCGCAAAGAAGGGGTACTGCTGCAGCATGGGTCGCTGCTCTTTGATTTTGATCCGGCCGCGCTCACTAGTCTCTTAAAGTTTCCTGATGCTGGCGAACGGGAGCGATGCACAAAAGTGTTGCAGGCCAAAGCAACATCATTGCGCCATATCCTGGGAACCGTGCCGGACGCTACGGCCGTGGCCCGCATCATGGCTGCTGAGTTCGGTCGGGCGCTCGGGATTACGCTGGCCGAAGGACGGCTGACGGCTGAGGAAGAAGCGCTGGCGGCCCGACTGGCAGCCGAAAAATTCGGCGCCGACAGTTGGAACTTTAGTAAATAA